A window of Acropora muricata isolate sample 2 chromosome 3, ASM3666990v1, whole genome shotgun sequence contains these coding sequences:
- the LOC136911409 gene encoding uncharacterized protein, giving the protein MYKSDIPPRKCFSNHRSCKKFSDFVPKDILKRVKTGALRVWGRVGFVDPPYLVLPLTVEPTKPRLCLDARFLNLWMRDQPFTLDGLVDVPRYVYKESYMSKCDDKSGYDHVLLTVSSQTYVGFQWESCYLVCATLPFGWKISPNIYHTIGSAATTFFRSIGIPCSLYIDDRLTGEIMTSTGSWSVPPEARDKEYRYKAAMAALWCVLVVLAKLGYTIGISKSVLCPTTSLEYLGLIVDSVSQCFGVPSRKIEAWAFLRESILAHKESVHVKSLQRFQGKCISFSLAVPAAKLFIREISRGIGRVSSSGFVCLTQDLREELEYWRFLDT; this is encoded by the coding sequence ATGTATAAGTCAGATATTCCTCCTAGGAAGTGTTTTTCAAACCATCGATCATGTAAGAAGTTTTCAGATTTTGTTCCTAAGGATATTTTGAAGAGAGTTAAGACAGGAGCGTTGAGAGTCTGGGGGAGGGTTGGTTTCGTTGATCCACCCTATTTAGTTTTGCCATTGACCGTTGAACCCACTAAACCAAGGTTGTGTCTAGACGCCAGGTTTTTAAACTTATGGATGCGGGATCAGCCTTTTACTCTGGATGGGCTTGTCGATGTGCCTCGGTACGTTTACAAAGAGTCCTACATGTCAAAGTGTGATGATAAATCCGGTTATGATCATGTTCTTTTGACTGTGTCGTCACAAACGTATGTGGGTTTTCAATGGGAAAGTTGTTATTTGGTATGTGCAACTTTACCCTTTGGTTGGAAGATTTCTCCGAACATTTACCATACGATTGGTTCCGCAGCGACTACCTTTTTTCGTTCAATCGGTATACCATGCTCTTTGTATATTGATGATCGACTTACAGGAGAAATTATGACCAGTACAGGGTCATGGTCAGTACCTCCAGAGGCCAGGGACAAGGAATATAGGTATAAGGCTGCTATGGCGGCTCTCTGGTGTGTACTAGTGGTCCTGGCGAAACTCGGATACACCATTGGTATCTCTAAGTCTGTGTTATGCCCAACAACTTCCTTGGAATATTTGGGTTTAATAGTTGATTCTGTCAGCCAATGTTTTGGGGTTCCATCTCGGAAGATAGAGGCATGGGCTTTTTTACGCGAGTCTATTCTGGCTCATAAAGAGTCAGTTCATGTGAAAAGTTTGCAACGCTTTCAGGGTAAATGCATATCTTTCTCCCTGGCTGTTCCGGCTGCCAAGTTATTCATTCGCGAGATAAGCCGTGGGATTGGGAGAgtttcttcgagcggttttgTGTGTCTAACTCAGGATTTGCGCGAAGAGTTAGAGTACTGGCGTTTTCTTGATACTTGA